A genome region from Planctomycetia bacterium includes the following:
- a CDS encoding acyltransferase, giving the protein MAVILSHSFLLVDGDEADEPLWKLTGTTIGTVVVDLFLIISGFLVSHSLVKSKTIKEFILKRVLRVYPAFLILSAIQAFVLAPLASEMPFTGYSARQWGIIAFNMIDLVGYGFPYGGLLSTFENNPYPGVMNGSLWTIRYEFVCYVFLAMAAKSLRKISVCIAVFTLLWLWYFSGFRLSSHWIVTAIIGDVFYLPRFFTFFMAGVLFHRLRNRIPYSNILAAVGAATIVGVAVVRPDILEPVLSIAGTYLLLWIAYQPELVRLLGDVKADYSYGVYLYGFPVQQSLLLWASPYVAFGPYGLTVCASAIALVLGAASWHGVEKWFVAMKQRNSSASH; this is encoded by the coding sequence TTGGCCGTCATTCTCAGCCATTCGTTTCTTTTGGTCGACGGCGATGAGGCCGACGAACCACTATGGAAGTTGACGGGTACCACGATCGGGACCGTGGTAGTCGATTTGTTTCTCATCATCAGCGGCTTCTTGGTGAGCCATAGCCTGGTGAAGAGTAAAACGATCAAAGAGTTCATCCTCAAGAGGGTTCTGCGAGTCTATCCCGCATTCTTAATTTTGTCGGCTATTCAAGCTTTCGTCCTAGCACCCCTGGCAAGCGAGATGCCGTTCACGGGCTATAGCGCGCGGCAGTGGGGAATCATCGCTTTTAACATGATCGATCTCGTCGGATATGGATTTCCTTACGGCGGGCTGCTTTCGACGTTTGAAAACAATCCTTATCCGGGAGTGATGAATGGTTCGCTTTGGACCATTCGTTATGAATTCGTTTGCTATGTGTTTTTGGCGATGGCGGCTAAGTCGCTGCGGAAGATCTCCGTTTGCATCGCGGTTTTCACTCTCTTATGGCTGTGGTATTTCAGCGGATTTCGTCTTTCCTCTCATTGGATCGTCACGGCGATCATCGGCGATGTTTTCTACTTGCCGAGGTTCTTCACGTTTTTCATGGCTGGAGTCTTATTCCATCGCCTCCGCAACCGCATTCCTTATAGCAACATCTTGGCTGCGGTTGGAGCGGCCACGATCGTGGGCGTCGCCGTGGTTCGTCCTGATATTTTGGAACCGGTGCTTTCGATTGCAGGGACGTATTTGCTATTGTGGATCGCCTATCAGCCCGAGCTTGTTCGATTGTTAGGAGATGTAAAGGCTGACTATTCCTACGGCGTCTATCTGTATGGATTTCCAGTCCAACAATCGCTTCTGCTTTGGGCGTCGCCCTATGTGGCGTTCGGACCTTACGGCTTGACGGTGTGTGCGTCGGCGATCGCCTTGGTGTTAGGTGCCGCAAGTTGGCATGGCGTCGAGAAGTGGTTTGTTGCAATGAAGCAGCGAAATAGTTCAGCGAGCCATTGA
- a CDS encoding tetratricopeptide repeat protein, producing the protein MSADSGSSAAKLDVAGLRTVIVGKLAGMTKSAARKLLVARGAVVVDELDAEVRLIVVGEQDLPPSDLAERIEQTSPQPTAVRVVSETELWEALGVVEPRQQVHRLYTPAMLAELLGVPATVVRRWHRRGLIIPAREVRQLPYFDFCEVQTARRLTQLLAGGASPKTIEKQLTALGRLLPTVERPLAQLSIIVEGEALLLRQGDGLLEAGGQYRFDFGTADELHSTSPSESVSDVAPAPLPDLSGDLAPPRSAKRLCQTAVELEEMGRLAEAADLYRAALATGGLNAEICFALADVLYRLGDLGGARERYFTAVELNEDYVEARANLGCLLVEEKRFDLAIAAFQGALRYHDDYADVHYHLARALDEVGLSAEAEVHWRAFLALVPESPWAENARRRIGIAAVAEADSESGET; encoded by the coding sequence ATGTCCGCCGATTCCGGTTCTTCCGCCGCAAAGCTCGACGTCGCCGGTCTACGAACCGTGATCGTCGGCAAGCTGGCGGGCATGACGAAATCGGCGGCGCGCAAGCTGCTTGTCGCGCGCGGGGCGGTCGTCGTCGACGAGTTGGATGCGGAAGTGCGGCTTATCGTCGTCGGCGAGCAAGATCTTCCGCCGTCCGATCTGGCGGAGCGCATCGAACAAACCTCGCCGCAACCGACGGCCGTGCGGGTCGTGAGCGAAACGGAATTGTGGGAAGCGCTCGGAGTCGTCGAACCGCGGCAACAAGTGCATCGACTCTACACGCCGGCGATGCTGGCCGAATTGCTCGGAGTACCGGCGACGGTGGTTCGTCGCTGGCATCGGCGAGGGCTGATCATACCGGCACGCGAAGTGCGCCAGTTGCCGTACTTTGATTTTTGCGAAGTGCAAACGGCAAGGCGACTCACGCAATTGCTCGCAGGCGGGGCCTCGCCGAAGACGATCGAAAAGCAATTGACCGCGCTCGGGAGATTGCTTCCAACAGTCGAGCGGCCGCTGGCGCAGCTTTCGATCATCGTCGAAGGAGAAGCGTTGCTTCTTCGTCAAGGAGATGGCTTGCTCGAAGCAGGGGGTCAGTATCGTTTCGATTTCGGCACGGCCGATGAACTGCATTCCACTTCGCCAAGCGAGTCGGTCTCTGATGTCGCTCCGGCGCCGTTGCCGGATTTGTCCGGCGATCTTGCGCCGCCTCGTTCCGCGAAGCGGCTTTGTCAAACGGCAGTCGAGCTGGAAGAGATGGGCCGCTTAGCGGAAGCCGCCGATCTTTATCGCGCGGCGCTCGCGACCGGCGGCCTCAACGCCGAAATTTGTTTCGCGTTGGCCGACGTCCTCTATCGGCTCGGCGATCTCGGCGGTGCGCGCGAGCGCTACTTCACGGCCGTGGAGTTGAACGAAGATTATGTCGAGGCCCGAGCGAATCTCGGCTGCCTGCTCGTCGAAGAAAAACGCTTCGACTTAGCGATCGCGGCCTTTCAAGGAGCGTTGCGCTATCACGACGATTACGCCGATGTGCATTATCATTTGGCTCGGGCGCTCGACGAGGTGGGCCTAAGTGCCGAGGCCGAAGTGCATTGGAGGGCTTTCCTCGCCCTCGTTCCGGAAAGCCCCTGGGCCGAAAATGCGCGACGACGCATCGGCATCGCTGCGGTTGCCGAGGCCGACTCCGAAAGCGGCGAGACTTAG
- a CDS encoding alpha/beta hydrolase: MKILFLHGWQSVVGGVKPSYLARHGHEVINPKLPDEDFAAALTIAQEAFDRHRPDVVVGSSRGGAVAMNIRSDGARLVLLCPAWKRWGVATTIPPGSVVLHSRQDEVIPFAESEELIRKSNLPDSALHEVGTDHRLADPEPLAAMLLACEK; the protein is encoded by the coding sequence ATGAAAATCTTATTTCTTCACGGTTGGCAATCGGTCGTGGGTGGTGTGAAACCAAGCTACCTGGCTCGACACGGCCATGAGGTCATCAATCCGAAACTCCCCGACGAAGACTTCGCCGCCGCGCTGACGATCGCGCAAGAAGCATTCGATCGGCATCGGCCCGACGTCGTGGTCGGCTCGTCGCGCGGTGGTGCCGTGGCGATGAACATCCGTAGCGACGGCGCGCGGCTCGTACTGCTGTGTCCGGCTTGGAAGCGCTGGGGCGTCGCGACGACGATCCCGCCCGGCAGCGTCGTGCTGCATTCGCGCCAAGACGAAGTCATTCCTTTCGCGGAGAGCGAAGAACTGATTCGTAAGAGCAATCTACCGGATTCGGCCCTGCATGAAGTCGGCACCGATCATCGGCTCGCCGACCCTGAGCCGTTGGCGGCCATGCTCCTGGCGTGTGAAAAATAG
- a CDS encoding DUF1990 domain-containing protein — translation MFTFRRPTDAALRRFVDTQVGLDFTYTDVGATATVVLHAGYNVDRTRRNIGLGDHDYRSAIQALRAWRHFELGWLSVWQPDLPIETGRIAVVVARALGLWSAHTARIVYVIDEPHRFGFAYGTLPGHAEQGEERFLVEQLADGSVWYDVVAFSRPRHLLAKLAYPFIRRLQKRFGRETADAMVRAVRSRADRSENEA, via the coding sequence GTGTTTACCTTTCGTCGACCGACCGATGCCGCTCTCCGCCGCTTCGTCGACACGCAAGTCGGGCTCGATTTCACGTATACCGACGTCGGCGCGACCGCGACCGTAGTACTTCACGCAGGCTACAACGTCGATCGGACCCGGCGCAACATCGGCCTGGGGGACCATGATTATCGCTCGGCAATTCAGGCTCTTCGCGCTTGGCGCCACTTCGAGCTAGGTTGGTTGAGCGTTTGGCAACCGGACCTTCCGATCGAAACAGGACGCATCGCCGTCGTCGTAGCGCGAGCGCTCGGCCTTTGGTCGGCCCATACGGCGCGCATCGTCTACGTGATCGACGAGCCGCACCGTTTCGGCTTCGCCTATGGAACGCTCCCGGGCCATGCCGAACAAGGGGAAGAACGCTTTCTCGTCGAACAACTCGCCGACGGCTCCGTATGGTACGATGTCGTCGCGTTCTCGCGACCACGGCATCTCTTGGCTAAGCTCGCTTACCCTTTCATCCGTCGACTGCAGAAACGCTTCGGTCGCGAAACGGCCGATGCGATGGTTCGCGCCGTACGAAGCCGCGCCGATCGGAGCGAGAACGAAGCATGA
- a CDS encoding diacylglycerol kinase family lipid kinase translates to MTRLPITVISNASSGTSKRVELEMTLQAHFAKYGAQAKIILVENGASLITRAREAVAEGCRTLVAAGGDGTINAIASVVVDTEVALGVLPLGTLNHFAKDLGIPLDIERAVKTIVDGDVRSVDVGEVNGRVFVNNSSLGLYPTLVREREQRQSLGRSKWSAFALASLTVLGRYPFVKVAITIDGKQISRKTPLVFIGNNRYLIEGLRVGQRDRLDAGVLSVYLTRDIGRVKLIWFALRALFGKLRDEKDFDALETTALRIITSGRRVRVSADGEIEKLDIPLEYRIRPGALQVVVPRAAEKQKLEK, encoded by the coding sequence ATGACGCGACTACCGATCACCGTCATCTCCAATGCCTCGTCGGGCACGTCGAAACGCGTGGAGTTGGAAATGACTCTGCAAGCGCACTTTGCGAAGTACGGTGCTCAAGCCAAGATCATACTCGTGGAAAACGGCGCGTCGCTGATCACACGCGCGCGGGAAGCCGTCGCCGAGGGGTGCCGGACGCTCGTCGCCGCCGGGGGAGACGGAACGATCAACGCCATCGCGTCCGTGGTCGTCGATACCGAGGTCGCGCTCGGCGTGTTGCCGCTCGGCACGTTAAATCATTTCGCCAAAGATCTCGGCATCCCGCTCGATATCGAACGGGCCGTGAAGACGATCGTCGACGGCGACGTACGGTCGGTGGATGTCGGCGAGGTCAACGGTCGGGTGTTCGTCAACAACTCCAGCCTCGGACTCTATCCGACGCTAGTGCGCGAGCGCGAGCAACGGCAGAGCCTAGGTCGTTCGAAATGGTCGGCTTTCGCCCTCGCTAGTCTGACTGTGCTCGGCCGTTACCCATTCGTGAAGGTCGCGATCACGATCGACGGAAAGCAGATCTCACGTAAGACCCCGCTCGTCTTCATCGGCAACAATCGCTACCTGATCGAAGGGCTTCGAGTCGGTCAGCGCGATCGCCTCGATGCCGGCGTATTGTCCGTCTACCTCACGCGCGATATCGGGCGCGTCAAGCTGATCTGGTTTGCGTTGCGAGCGTTGTTCGGGAAACTGCGCGACGAAAAAGATTTCGATGCCTTGGAAACCACGGCGCTGCGGATCATCACCTCGGGCCGGCGAGTTCGCGTGTCGGCCGATGGAGAAATCGAAAAGCTCGACATACCATTGGAATATCGCATCAGACCGGGAGCGCTTCAGGTCGTCGTTCCCCGAGCGGCAGAGAAGCAAAAGTTAGAAAAATAA
- a CDS encoding metallophosphoesterase, translating to MTRKLIHISDIHFGRVDQATVEPLIRAAHEVRPDVIVVSGDLTQRAHASEFREARRFLDALPKPQLIVPGNHDVPFYNIAARFLTPLANYRKYIDTELEARYEDSELIIQGINTARSLTWKNGRINERQIDLMRRSFCGAPSTTTKILVTHHPLDLPRRFDDDDIVGRARPAMEALAECGVDLLLAGHYHIAHTGDTRARYPIENFSALVVQAATTTSSRVREEPNSFNLLRIEPAEITIDRYTWRPAEGIFASFLTEQFHRTEQGWTRRESRQPEGRDVVIE from the coding sequence ATGACTCGCAAGCTGATTCATATTTCCGATATCCATTTCGGCCGCGTCGATCAAGCGACCGTCGAACCGCTGATTCGCGCGGCGCATGAAGTTCGTCCCGACGTGATCGTCGTCTCAGGCGATCTCACGCAGCGCGCGCATGCGTCGGAGTTTCGCGAAGCTCGTCGCTTTCTCGACGCGTTGCCGAAGCCGCAACTCATCGTGCCGGGCAACCACGACGTGCCGTTCTACAACATCGCCGCACGTTTTCTTACGCCTCTTGCCAACTATCGCAAATACATCGATACCGAGCTCGAGGCCCGTTACGAAGACTCGGAGCTCATCATTCAAGGGATCAATACGGCCCGTTCCTTAACTTGGAAAAACGGCCGGATCAACGAGCGGCAGATCGACCTCATGCGACGCTCGTTTTGCGGCGCTCCATCGACCACGACCAAGATTCTCGTCACGCATCATCCGTTGGATCTTCCGCGTCGTTTCGACGACGACGACATCGTCGGCCGAGCGCGACCGGCGATGGAAGCGCTCGCCGAGTGCGGCGTCGACTTGCTCTTGGCCGGGCACTACCACATTGCTCATACCGGCGACACGCGGGCTCGCTATCCGATTGAGAATTTCTCGGCCCTAGTGGTGCAAGCCGCGACGACGACCTCCTCGCGCGTGCGCGAAGAACCCAACTCCTTCAACCTACTCCGCATCGAACCTGCGGAAATCACGATCGATCGCTACACCTGGCGCCCGGCGGAAGGAATCTTCGCGTCGTTCCTGACGGAGCAATTTCATCGCACCGAGCAAGGTTGGACTCGCCGCGAAAGCAGGCAACCGGAAGGGCGAGACGTCGTTATCGAGTAG
- a CDS encoding glycoside hydrolase, producing MSLSLTMLGLLLVAQAPQAPSATATISAELTPVRIAKPLHGHIHPSVCLSSKGTLVVIYGHVNHRDLRVSRSTDGGRSWTVSEPFRPTVDKSYYPGSLTTLSDGRLLHCWNRWDTDTTEKEPRSVLYSFSGDDGVTWSEAEAMPREATVPSIIRHPVVELAGDRWLVSLMDKTILFDPKTTTSVPFGDGRVHGLVPIVRTPRGTFVSGAGLRSTDDGKNWTPIEKFPDLKDQGWRHELVCLANGWLLASEILGPGVGGESIRYRISRDDGLTWGSHYTYYDPGRAIGGRACPRTVQLDKETIGVVFYDIDPKQTGGPALFFLRIPIAKLAG from the coding sequence ATGTCGCTTTCGCTCACGATGCTCGGTCTCTTGCTGGTCGCTCAAGCGCCGCAAGCGCCTTCAGCGACAGCCACGATTTCCGCCGAGCTAACGCCTGTGCGTATCGCGAAGCCTTTGCATGGGCACATTCATCCCTCGGTGTGTCTCTCGTCGAAGGGGACGCTCGTCGTCATCTACGGCCATGTCAATCATCGCGACCTACGCGTCTCGCGTTCTACCGACGGCGGACGATCGTGGACCGTTTCCGAACCCTTTCGGCCGACGGTCGATAAGTCGTACTATCCCGGTTCGCTCACGACATTGAGCGACGGCAGATTGCTGCATTGCTGGAATCGATGGGACACCGACACGACGGAAAAGGAACCGCGGTCGGTGCTCTATTCCTTCTCCGGCGACGACGGTGTTACCTGGAGCGAAGCCGAAGCCATGCCGCGCGAGGCGACGGTCCCGAGCATTATTCGTCATCCGGTCGTCGAACTCGCGGGCGATCGTTGGCTCGTTTCGCTGATGGATAAGACGATACTCTTCGATCCGAAAACCACGACAAGCGTTCCCTTCGGCGACGGTCGCGTGCATGGGCTGGTGCCGATCGTGCGCACGCCGCGCGGCACGTTCGTCAGCGGCGCCGGCCTTCGCTCGACCGACGACGGAAAGAACTGGACCCCCATCGAAAAGTTTCCCGATCTCAAGGACCAAGGCTGGCGGCACGAACTCGTCTGCCTGGCGAACGGTTGGCTACTCGCTTCCGAGATTCTCGGGCCGGGAGTCGGCGGCGAAAGCATTCGCTACCGTATCTCGCGCGACGATGGCCTGACGTGGGGCTCGCACTACACCTACTATGATCCCGGGCGAGCGATCGGCGGCCGCGCGTGCCCACGCACGGTGCAACTCGACAAGGAGACGATCGGCGTCGTGTTCTACGACATCGACCCGAAGCAAACAGGAGGCCCGGCCTTGTTCTTTCTGCGCATTCCGATCGCGAAGCTCGCGGGCTGA